From a single Phaseolus vulgaris cultivar G19833 unplaced genomic scaffold, P. vulgaris v2.0 scaffold_77, whole genome shotgun sequence genomic region:
- the LOC137817471 gene encoding uncharacterized protein, with protein MECVLALPAQKEGHVIEVSGKIKEERGIGSYKSSNERKKTSKMHQKVPNFNKNDYGKKGVNWEENGDEIAVEKITSKRDIKRLKKLVHEPQGDDQKKVDTGFCCYGNEGKGDETVSGRIKSKHKRRSKNHEPLGASERKVDAESCSYDSEENGHEIATEKIESEMKRMSKKREPHQGDNEQKIGPDLCSCSCDIRFVGDKLLSDGKIKSKQKKKKTVEDEQRENGDDTETSKFILKRREPQYDNREKIDPELFCSVRDIGFVEDTLLVDGKIKSKDKKKKKVVDHKLQEDDFAIGFVEDKLLVDGKIKSKEKRKKKLVDNKLQKNGGNTETSNFLLRKHEPEGDNRKKIDPDSCFYGFDIGFVEDNLLVDGKIKSKEKNKKRKAVKDKVKENGDDAETSKFILKKREPQGVNKEKIDPELCCYGCDIGFLEDKLLVDREVNSKVKKNRAGEEELRENGDDAETSEFILKKREPQYDNREKIDTELCCDGCDIGFVEDKLVVDGNIESKDKKKKKVVDHKLQEDDFAVGFVEDKLLVDGKIKSKEKRKKKLVDNKLQKNGDDTETSNFMLIKHEAQGDNMEKIDPDSCFYCFDIGFVEDNLLVDGKIKSKEKNKKKKVVKDKLRESGDDAETSKSVLMKRESQGGIKEKIDPESWSYCCDIGFIEDNLLKDGKIKSKKKKKKKKGGDDETSKYILKKRECQGDIREKIDPELCCYGCDIGFVEDKLLVDEKVNSVEEELGENSDGAATSKFNPEKMGPEVHKHTVPVGVQYVSPYFHDDSAEKINAKSLDKESKSNPIALPTSVELLGDKLEEDGCAVQIDQLGHEGYVDSVYLSAASRDFFEDQLKENGNEFKSIGIKSEKKKSNSQKTFFESDNARKVSPYFQNDNVKKTVELEAPNNGDNNIVASMGTCGCMVQDKEEVNEDKFAIGKNKSKCMGSYEKLEIVEHDPIQKNSPFIQSDIEKKVDADSCWCEIESLASPGIGRSFFGDKMRADRNEMENGTTKFKKIKDFRNKLQENGNDAETRNVKFMKTESVIQKNTALCFEYVSPLFHSDSVEKITGNSLNMKSSSDSIALPIYGHSIENQLEGKHGVEKIKERVLDSCIDPLVFPVASGDFVEWHENENEIETLKVESKKKRKSSNKKTAEEQGRVRKVSPFSQNDKKTVNVEALDHENDFDSIANSGDKIAIENFKFQGNRTCAKNKIVKHAQNLKVSPFLQSNNGKKVDYGSCCYDSVIGFSALSSTGGDFHEDKLPEDGDVIANNLQVNGNDTNACYVNSKNMKSMAPENVVQVGVRYVSPYFQNDSGKKFSVQPLKKEIKSESMGLPIFGNFMEDKLMENNGGKNVKQHVHADSVAFSSGDFSEVEPQIIGNEIETIKIESLKRKSNSTKRAEGHAKVRKVSPYFQNYKEKAVNVKVQGLESDIDSVPLMGACTLGNKIPIEMFKYESKRTSNTEGTTELAQIQKVSPFFQSNNVKKVGAESCCTGGMLLEHKLLGDGNVIENGLINIKKKTISNKLQGNGKDTTSKVKPKKTKPLVQKNAAHGIRYVSPYFHNDSGKMSVKSKPLVQKNVAHAIRYVSPYFHNDSGKNIDVKPLDEGSKFESIALHATENFVEDKPEENKSSCSEKSIEIKKNLSASEKWDEAYKRKTPDITWKPPRSATVLIQEDHAHDPWRVLVICMLLNRTSGRQTKNIVSDFFKLCPDAKSCTEVSREEIEETIKTLGFQHKRAKMLKRLSEEYLDESWTHVTQLHGVGKYAADAYAIFVTGKWDRVRPTDHMLNYYWEFLRRIYQA; from the exons ATGGAGTGCGTTTTAGCGCTGCCTGCCCAGAAAGAAGGACATGTGATTGAAGTAAGTGGGAAGATTAAAGAAGAAAGGGGAATTGGAAGTTACAAAAGCAGTAACGAGAGGAAGAAGACATCTAAAATGCATCAAAAAGTTCCAAACTTTAATAAGAACGACTATGGGAAGAAGGGA GTCAATTGGGAAGAGAATGGAGATGAGATTGCAGTTGAAAAGATCACATCCAAAAGGGATATAAAAAGGCTGAAGAAGCTTGTGCACGAGCCTCAAGGAGATGACCAGAAGAAGGTTGATACTGGATTCTGTTGTTATGGCAATGAAGGGAAGGGTGACGAAACTGTGAGTGgaaggatcaaatcaaaacataagAGAAGGTCAAAGAACCATGAGCCTCTTGGTGCCTCTGAGCGGAAGGTTGATGCTGAATCCTGTAGTTATGACAGTGAAGAGAATGGACATGAAATTGCAACTGAAAAGATCGAATCGGAAATGAAGAGAATGTCCAAGAAGCGTGAGCCTCATCAAGGTGACAACGAGCAGAAGATTGGTCCTGATTTGTGTTCTTGTAGTTGTGACATTCGTTTTGTTGGAGATAAGCTGCTGTCAGATGGAAAGATTAAATCCaagcaaaagaagaagaaaacagtTGAAGATGAGCAGCGGGAGAACGGTGATGACACTGAAACCAGTAAATTCATACTCAAGAGACGTGAACCACAGTATGACAACAGGGAGAAGATTGATCCAGAATTGTTCTGTTCTGTCCGTGACATTGGATTTGTTGAAGATACACTGCTGGTAGATGGAAAGATTAAATCCAAggacaagaagaagaagaaagtggtTGACCATAAGCTGCAAGAGGATGACTTTGCCATTGGATTTGTTGAAGATAAGTTGTTGGTAGATGGAAAAATTAAATCCaaggaaaagaggaagaagaaattgGTTGACAATAAGCTGCAGAAGAATGGTGGTAATACCGAAACTAGTAACTTCCTACTTAGAAAGCACGAGCCTGAAGGTGACAACAGGAAGAAGATTGATCCTGATTCTTGTTTTTATGGCTTTGACATTGGATTTGTTGAAGATAATTTGCTGGTAGATGGAAAGATTAAATCCAAGGAAAAGAATAAGAAGAGAAAAGCTGTGAAGGATAAGGTGAAGGAGAATGGTGATGATGCTGAAACCAGTAAATTCATACTCAAGAAGCGTGAGCCTCAAGGTGTCAATAAGGAGAAGATTGATCCTGAATTGTGCTGTTATGGCTGTGACATTGGATTTCTTGAAGATAAGTTGCTGGTAGACAGAGAGGTAAACTCCAAGGTAAAGAAGAATAGAGCAGGCGAGGAGGAGCTGAGGGAGAATGGGGATGATGCTGAAACCAGTGAATTCATACTCAAGAAGCGTGAGCCTCAGTATGACAACAGGGAGAAGATTGATACGGAATTATGCTGTGATGGCTGTGACATTGGATTTGTTGAAGATAAGCTGGTGGTAGACGGAAATATTGAATCCAAggacaagaagaagaagaaagtggtCGACCATAAGTTGCAGGAGGATGACTTTGCCGTTGGATTTGTTGAAGATAAGCTGTTGGTAGATGGAAAGATTAAATCCaaggaaaagaggaagaagaaattgGTTGACAATAAGCTGCAGAAGAATGGTGATGATACCGAAACCAGTAACTTCATGTTAATTAAACATGAGGCTCAAGGTGACAACATGGAGAAGATTGATCCTGATTCGTGTTTTTATTGCTTTGACATTGGATTTGTTGAAGATAATTTGCTGGTAGATGGAAAGATTAAATCCAAGGAaaagaataagaagaaaaaagttgTCAAGGATAAGCTGAGGGAGAGTGGTGATGATGCTGAAACCAGTAAATCTGTACTCATGAAGCGTGAGTCTCAAGGTGGCATTAAGGAGAAGATTGATCCTGAATCGTGGTCTTATTGCTGTGACATTGGATTTATTGAAGATAACCTGCTGAAAGACGGAAAGATTAAAtccaagaaaaagaagaagaagaagaaaggtggTGATGATGAAACCAGTAAATACATACTCAAGAAGCGTGAGTGTCAGGGTGACATCAGGGAGAAGATTGATCCTGAGTTGTGCTGTTATGGCTGTGACATTGGATTTGTTGAAGATAAGTTGCTGGTAGATGAAAAGGTTAATTCAGTTGAGGAGGAGCTGGGGGAGAATAGTGATGGCGCTGCAACCAGTAAATTCAACCCCGAGAAAATGGGACCTGAAGTTCACAAACATACAGTTCCAGTTGGTGTTCAATATGTTTCACCATATTTTCATGATGATAGTGCAGAGAAGATTAATGCCAAATCGTTGGATAAGGAAAGCAAGTCTAATCCTATTGCATTACCTACTTCTGTAGAGTTGTTGGGGGATAAACTGGAGGAAGATGGTTGTGCTGTACAGATTGATCAGCTGGGACATGAAGGTTATGTTGATTCTGTTTATTTATCTGCTGCTTCTAGAGACTTCTTTGAGGATCAGCTGAAAGAAAATGGAAATGAATTCAAATCCATTGGTATTAAATCCGAGAAGAAAAAATCTAATAGCCAGAAAACTTTTTTTGAGAGTGACAATGCTAGAAAGGTTTCTCCTTACTTTCAGAATGACAATGTGAAGAAGACTGTTGAATTAGAAGCACCTAATAATGGTGATAATAACATTGTCGCTTCAATGGGTACTTGTGGATGCATGGTTCAAGACAAGGAGGAAGTGAATGAAGATAAATTTGCAATTGGAAAAAATAAATCCAAATGCATGGGAAGTTACGAGAAGCTTGAAATTGTTGAGCATGatccaattcaaaaaaattcacCTTTCATTCAAAGTGacattgagaagaaggttgatgcTGATTCATGTTGGTGTGAGATTGAATCCCTTGCTTCACCGGGTATTGGTAGAAGCTTCTTTGGAGATAAGATGCGGGCTGATAGAAATGAAATGGAAAATGGAACAACTAAATTCAAGAAGATCAAAGATTTCAGAAATAAGTTGCAAGAGAATGGAAATGATGCTGAAACTAGAAATGTTAAATTCATGAAGACAGAGTCTGTGATTCAGAAAAATACAGCCCTTTGTTTTGAATACGTTTCCCCTTTATTCCATAGTGACAGTGTGGAGAAGATTACAGGCAATTCGTTGAATATGAAAAGCAGTTCTGATTCCATTGCTTTACCCATCTATGGACATTCCATTGAGAATCAACTGGAGGGAAAACATGGGGTGGAGAAAATTAAAGAACGCGTACTTGATAGTTGTATTGACCCTCTTGTGTTTCCAGTTGCTTCTGGAGACTTTGTGGAATGgcatgaaaatgaaaatgaaattgaaacCCTTAAAGTTGAATccaagaaaaagagaaaatccagTAATAAAAAAACTGCTGAGGAGCAGGGCAGGGTTCGGAAGGTTTCTCCTTTTTCTCAGAATGACAAGAAAACAGTCAATGTTGAAGCGCTTGATCatgaaaatgattttgattCTATTGCCAACTCTGGTGATAAAATtgcaattgaaaattttaaattccaAGGTAATAGAACATGTGCAAAGAACAAGATAGTGAAGCATGCTCAAAATCTAAAGGTTTCTCCTTTTCTTCAAAGTAACAATGGGAAGAAGGTTGATTATGGATCATGTTGTTATGACAGTGTGATTGGATTCAGTGCCTTATCAAGTACTGGTGGTGATTTCCATGAAGATAAGCTGCCAGAGGATGGAGATGTAATTGCAAATAATCTGCAAGTGAATGGAAATGACACTAATGCTTGTTATGTTAATTCCAAGAATATGAAATCCATGGCTCCAGAAAATGTAGTCCAAGTTGGTGTTAGATATGTTTCCCCTTATTTTCAGAATGACAGTGGGAAGAAGTTTAGTGTTCAACCACTGAAAAAGGAAATAAAGTCTGAATCCATGGGTTTACCTATCTTTGGAAATTTCATGGAGGATAAACTGATGGAAAATAATGGAGGGAAGAATGTTAAACAGCATGTTCATGCTGATTCTGTTGCGTTTAGTTCTGGAGATTTCTCTGAGGTTGAACCTCAAATAATTGGAAATGAAATTGAAACCATTAAAATTGAATCATTGAAGAGAAAATCCAACAGCACGAAAAGAGCCGAGGGGCATGCCAAGGTACGGAAGGTTTCTCCGTATTTTCAGAATTACAAGGAGAAGGCAGTTAATGTAAAAGTCCAAGGGCTTGAAAGTGACATTGATTCTGTACCTTTAATGGGTGCTTGTACTTTGGGAAATAAAATTCCAATTGAAATGTTTAAATATGAAAGCAAGAGAACATCTAATACGGAAGGGACAACTGAGCTTGCTCAAATTCAAAAGGTTTCTCCTTTCTTTCAAAGCAACAATGTGAAGAAGGTTGGTGCTGAATCATGTTGTACTGGCGGTATGCTCCTTGAACATAAGCTGCTAGGGGATGGAAATGTAATTGAAAATGGATTGATTAATATCAAGAAGAAAACAATTTCCAATAAACTGCAGGGGAATGGAAAAGATACCACTAGTAAAGTTAAACCCAAGAAGACAAAACCTCTAGTTCAGAAGAATGCTGCTCATGGTATTAGATATGTTTCCCCTTATTTTCATAATGATAGTGGGAAGATGAGCGTGAAATCAAAACCTCTAGTTCAGAAAAATGTTGCCCATGCTATTAGATATGTTTCCCCTTATTTTCATAATGATAGTGGGAAGAACATTGACGTGAAACCTTTGGATGAGGGAAGCAAGTTTGAATCTATTGCTTTACATGCCACTGAAAATTTCGTGGAGGATAAACCAGAGGAAAATAAATCTAGTTGCAGTGAAAAAtctattgaaattaaaaaaaatctttctgCTTCTGAGAAGTGGGACGAGGCTTACAAAAGAAAAACTCCTGATATTACATGGAAGCCTCCCCGCTCTGCGACTGTTCTCATTCAAGAGGATCATGCTCATGACCCTTGGAGGGTGTTGGTCATTTGTATGCTTCTCAATCGGACTTCTGGTAGACAG ACAAAAAATATTGTGTCAGACTTTTTCAAGTTATGCCCAGATGCAAAATCTTGCACAGAAGTTTCACGCGAGGAAATtgaagaaacaataaagacattAGGTTTTCAACACAAAAGAGCAAAAATGTTAAAGCGTCTCTCTGAGGAATACTTGGACGAAAGCTGGACTCACGTAACTCAATTGCATGGGGTTGGGAA GTATGCAGCAGATGCATATGCTATATTTGTTACAGGGAAGTGGGATAGAGTGAGACCTACAGATCACATGTTGAACTATTATTGGGAATTCCTCCGTAGAATCTATCAAGCATGA
- the LOC137817474 gene encoding tropomyosin-like: MVDDCLPQIVSEGLKDSLEKFELDNRINQEVVSTAKAAAEKTKCDMLMQGLEFSRVENALKDELQSVRKDSKELRKKLHDKLQDAVELESRIVPLREKIATLEEAKKTDAEKMANLEKRSIERETLLGKVEQDRDKASQELSETATELARVREENSGLKKKADELELEVTQVREENSGFKTKIDELQLEAAQVLTSGFGTALEQFACKYPDLDLS, translated from the coding sequence ATGGTTGACGATTGTCTTCCCCAAATCGTCAGCGAAGGGCTCAAGGACTCTTTGGAGAAGTTTGAGCTCGATAACCGGATCAACCAAGAGGTGGTAAGCACCGCGAAAGCTGCAGCCGAGAAGACCAAATGCGACATGCTGATGCAAGGCCTCGAGTTTTCGCGGGTCGAAAATGCCCTCAAGGACGAGCTCCAGAGCGTGCGCAAAGACAGCAAAGAACTGCGCAAGAAACTTCATGATAAACTCCAGGACGccgtcgagctggagagcaGGATCGTCCCTCTGAGGGAGAAAATTGCCACGCTGGAGGAGGCAAAGAAAACTGACGCCGAAAAGATGGCCAACTTAGAGAAGAGATCCATCGAGAGGGAGACTCTTCTGGGAAAGGTTGAGCAAGATCGGGATAAGGCTTCCCAAGAACTTAGCGAAACTGCTACTGAGCTTGCCCGAGTTCGCGAGGAGAACAGCGGGCTCAAGAAGAAGGCCGACGAGCTCGAGCTTGAAGTCACCCaggttcgtgaagagaacagtgggttcaagacgaagatcgatgagcttcagcttgaggctgcccaagtTCTCACTTCCGGCTTTGGCACTgctttggagcagtttgcttgcaaatATCCCGACCTTGATCTCTCCTAG